A stretch of the Porifericola rhodea genome encodes the following:
- a CDS encoding DUF4252 domain-containing protein, with amino-acid sequence MKKLIITIIAMQLIAFAVQAQNSSIASLFDKYADNEAFTKVTVNSKMFNLFTEFEPDDPDTKEMAQAISKLKGLRILAADSINNASKYYREAKASIQKSNMEELMSIRDGKDDMVFLIQEEGGKISELLMLVGGDYKFIAMSLFGEIDLKQISKLSKGMKINGMQYLENIDEGKN; translated from the coding sequence ATGAAAAAGTTAATCATCACCATTATAGCTATGCAGTTAATTGCCTTCGCAGTGCAGGCTCAAAACTCTTCCATAGCAAGCCTTTTTGATAAATATGCCGACAATGAAGCCTTTACCAAAGTTACGGTAAATAGCAAAATGTTTAACCTTTTTACTGAGTTTGAACCGGATGACCCCGATACCAAAGAGATGGCTCAGGCTATTAGCAAACTGAAAGGTCTTAGAATACTGGCAGCAGATAGTATTAACAATGCTTCTAAATATTACCGCGAAGCCAAAGCCAGTATACAGAAAAGTAATATGGAAGAGCTCATGTCTATACGAGACGGTAAAGATGATATGGTATTTTTAATACAGGAAGAGGGTGGAAAAATAAGCGAGTTACTCATGCTTGTAGGAGGCGACTATAAATTTATAGCAATGAGCCTCTTTGGAGAAATTGACCTGAAGCAAATCTCAAAACTATCCAAAGGGATGAAAATCAATGGCATGCAATACCTTGAAAATATTGATGAAGGTAAAAACTAA
- a CDS encoding RNA polymerase sigma factor — MKKAVNQVSDETIVECIRNKEKIEPIVRHLYANYYDSLASYIRSNNGNDQDAEDTFQESIVVFIETVQQGKFRGESKVKTFLYAIMRNLWLNELKRRKRALQRETRYYDENPKAEESVQVSLRESEAKKQVADLVAQLGRNCQKILNLFYYQEMPMKDIYLEMGYENEQIARNMKYKCMKKMHALLDAHDEMKQHFKNLFVNG; from the coding sequence ATGAAAAAGGCAGTAAATCAGGTTTCTGATGAGACCATTGTAGAATGCATCAGAAACAAGGAAAAGATTGAGCCTATAGTGCGTCACTTGTACGCTAACTATTATGATAGCCTGGCTAGTTACATCAGGAGCAATAATGGAAATGACCAGGATGCGGAGGATACTTTTCAGGAAAGCATTGTGGTGTTTATTGAAACAGTACAGCAAGGTAAGTTTAGAGGAGAAAGCAAGGTCAAAACTTTTTTATATGCCATTATGCGCAACCTATGGCTCAACGAACTTAAAAGACGCAAACGGGCACTGCAACGCGAAACAAGGTATTATGATGAAAATCCTAAAGCCGAAGAAAGTGTGCAGGTAAGCCTACGAGAGAGCGAAGCTAAAAAGCAGGTAGCTGATCTTGTAGCGCAACTAGGTCGCAATTGCCAAAAAATACTCAACCTATTTTATTATCAAGAAATGCCTATGAAAGATATATATCTGGAAATGGGCTACGAAAATGAGCAGATAGCGCGTAATATGAAGTATAAATGCATGAAAAAGATGCATGCGCTACTTGATGCTCATGATGAAATGAAACAACATTTTAAAAACTTATTTGTCAATGGATAG
- a CDS encoding RNA polymerase sigma factor — protein MLLEEFKHKVLPVKNKLYRFALRYLGNEDEAKDVVQEVLIKAWDRREELHVYRSIEAWCMQLTRNISLNKLKSGHYSKTDVLDDGLRLSYSAQSPYESAETQDTMNSLQKFMRHLPLLQQQVIQLRDVEGYTYDEISEQLDVSLGQVKINLFRARQNLKKNLQSINAYGITKN, from the coding sequence ATGCTACTGGAAGAGTTTAAACATAAGGTCCTGCCGGTCAAGAATAAGCTTTACCGCTTTGCTCTCCGCTACCTGGGCAACGAAGACGAAGCCAAAGATGTAGTGCAGGAGGTATTGATTAAAGCCTGGGACCGCCGCGAAGAGCTGCACGTATACCGCAGCATAGAGGCCTGGTGTATGCAACTCACCCGTAACATTTCATTGAATAAACTGAAGTCCGGACACTACAGTAAAACAGACGTACTTGACGATGGGCTAAGGCTAAGCTATAGTGCTCAGTCACCCTACGAGAGTGCCGAAACTCAGGATACCATGAATAGCCTCCAGAAATTTATGCGCCACCTGCCTCTGCTACAGCAGCAGGTGATTCAGCTAAGAGACGTTGAAGGCTACACCTACGACGAAATCAGCGAACAGCTAGACGTGAGCCTGGGGCAAGTGAAGATCAACTTGTTTAGAGCAAGACAAAACCTGAAAAAAAATCTGCAAAGCATTAATGCTTATGGAATTACTAAAAATTGA
- a CDS encoding DUF4252 domain-containing protein, whose amino-acid sequence MKALFLTTTVLLLSSQLQAQSETVKQFILKNNPSASMYFYPSTLRMLNLEQNPEFYQLVRDIKKLSFLTFDKGSSSFNKRDILEVQKQLTAEQYEELFMMEDKGTQIYVYAKGKAPEAYVSMVNNNTSLMLFDLQGHPDLNALISLIQNGFNFSGIANVASLTQTDHQEEH is encoded by the coding sequence ATGAAAGCACTTTTCCTTACCACTACTGTATTGCTTTTAAGCTCTCAGTTACAGGCTCAAAGTGAAACCGTGAAGCAATTTATTCTTAAAAATAACCCTTCAGCTTCTATGTATTTTTATCCCAGCACGCTTAGAATGCTGAACTTGGAACAGAACCCTGAATTTTATCAACTGGTAAGAGACATTAAAAAACTAAGCTTTCTCACTTTTGACAAAGGCAGCAGCTCTTTCAATAAAAGAGACATTCTGGAAGTACAGAAGCAGTTGACAGCAGAACAATACGAAGAGCTTTTTATGATGGAAGATAAGGGTACCCAGATATACGTATATGCCAAAGGTAAAGCACCAGAAGCCTATGTGTCTATGGTAAACAATAATACTTCTCTTATGCTTTTTGATCTGCAAGGTCACCCTGATCTTAATGCTTTAATAAGTTTAATTCAAAATGGCTTTAACTTTAGTGGCATTGCTAATGTGGCCAGCCTCACACAAACTGATCATCAGGAAGAGCATTAA
- a CDS encoding transporter substrate-binding domain-containing protein has product MNRHFLLSLSFFLLFFFQFSSAQESEPYSPPDTITVGIKPIVPFVIDNADSVYSGISILFWEKVAEDLGIQYQYKKYNTLESLLDGVANKEVDLAVGAITITDERETRMDFTHAYFSSGMGVAIRKEQGGIIAQLVNIASWDFVKAAGVLCFVILIFGLLLWLFERKKNKEMFGHGRMKGIGSSFWWSAVTMTTVGYGDKAPITPGGRVVAFVWMFTAIVITSTLTAAIASALTVNTLSQNIESIEDLANMKVGTIGGSNSEEYLNREGIFSSLYSNPEEALQALENEEISVVIYDRPILQYLLNSNDYPDIEIMPRRILPSNYGFAIPENSRLRNDLNIVILRKLTSPEYRSIIYRYLGRNELE; this is encoded by the coding sequence ATGAATAGACACTTTTTACTAAGCCTAAGCTTTTTCCTACTCTTTTTCTTTCAGTTTTCATCTGCACAAGAATCAGAACCCTACTCTCCCCCGGATACCATTACAGTAGGTATTAAGCCCATTGTACCTTTCGTCATTGACAATGCTGATAGTGTCTATAGTGGTATTAGTATCTTGTTTTGGGAGAAGGTAGCCGAAGATCTGGGTATTCAGTATCAGTATAAAAAATACAATACACTGGAATCCTTGTTGGATGGTGTGGCTAACAAAGAGGTAGACCTGGCAGTAGGAGCCATCACAATTACTGACGAAAGAGAAACACGCATGGATTTTACTCACGCATATTTCTCTTCTGGTATGGGAGTAGCTATCCGTAAAGAACAAGGCGGAATTATTGCACAACTAGTAAATATTGCGTCCTGGGACTTTGTAAAAGCAGCAGGGGTACTCTGCTTTGTTATTCTAATTTTTGGGCTGTTACTCTGGCTCTTTGAGCGCAAGAAAAACAAAGAGATGTTTGGACACGGCCGAATGAAAGGAATTGGCAGTTCTTTCTGGTGGTCTGCTGTAACTATGACAACGGTGGGTTATGGTGACAAAGCTCCCATTACGCCCGGAGGTCGGGTAGTGGCTTTCGTATGGATGTTTACCGCTATTGTTATTACTTCTACACTTACGGCAGCTATAGCATCTGCGCTTACTGTTAATACACTAAGCCAGAACATAGAGTCTATAGAAGATCTTGCCAATATGAAGGTGGGCACCATTGGAGGAAGTAATAGCGAAGAATATCTTAACCGTGAGGGTATATTCTCCAGCTTATATAGCAATCCAGAAGAAGCCCTTCAAGCTTTGGAAAATGAAGAAATTTCGGTAGTAATTTACGATCGGCCAATCCTCCAATATTTGCTCAATAGCAATGACTATCCAGATATAGAAATTATGCCAAGGCGCATACTCCCTAGTAATTATGGCTTTGCCATACCAGAGAATAGCAGGCTAAGAAATGACCTTAATATTGTGATCCTCCGGAAGCTAACCTCACCCGAATACAGAAGCATCATTTACCGTTACCTGGGCAGAAATGAATTAGAATAA
- a CDS encoding tetratricopeptide repeat protein — protein sequence MDRQDLHKAELIDRFLHGEMDETEQKAFEYQLSQDAELREELESTDIARQGIRHLGLRAEVKQIREQILKDASVPSLEDHLQSEVKTLPLYAYAYRVAAGLLILLLAGLVLQTAVVSPEGLYNSKMELSSVNDVTRGRGETPSQTAMLDAYQQNRFEDALQIYAGIAEPSVVEHFFAAAAHLQLEQFEEAIGQYQQILEMEGKTDNQFLLQEASYKLALTQLRVEAYDQAIVILEDLDNNHPYYDKLISNSFMWKLKLLRFKDQLF from the coding sequence ATGGATAGACAAGATTTACATAAGGCTGAGTTGATAGATCGTTTTCTGCATGGCGAAATGGATGAGACAGAACAGAAGGCCTTTGAGTATCAACTTTCTCAGGATGCAGAGCTGCGGGAAGAACTAGAGAGTACAGATATTGCCCGGCAGGGTATCCGGCACCTGGGACTACGTGCGGAAGTAAAACAGATAAGGGAGCAGATATTAAAAGATGCATCAGTACCAAGTTTGGAAGATCACCTCCAAAGTGAAGTTAAAACTCTACCACTATATGCATATGCGTACCGGGTAGCTGCCGGCTTGCTGATCTTATTGCTGGCTGGGCTGGTACTTCAAACGGCAGTAGTGAGTCCGGAGGGTTTGTACAATAGCAAAATGGAGCTGAGCTCTGTTAATGACGTAACCAGAGGTAGAGGCGAAACTCCTTCTCAGACAGCTATGCTGGATGCTTACCAGCAAAACAGATTTGAAGATGCCTTGCAAATTTATGCAGGTATTGCTGAACCTAGTGTGGTTGAACACTTTTTTGCTGCTGCTGCTCACCTGCAGCTAGAGCAGTTTGAGGAGGCAATAGGTCAGTATCAGCAAATTTTGGAAATGGAAGGGAAAACAGACAATCAGTTTCTTTTGCAGGAAGCCTCTTATAAGTTAGCACTGACTCAACTTAGAGTAGAGGCGTACGATCAGGCAATTGTAATACTGGAAGATCTGGATAATAATCACCCTTATTACGATAAGTTAATCTCTAATAGTTTTATGTGGAAACTGAAATTGCTAAGGTTTAAAGACCAGCTTTTTTAG
- a CDS encoding ABC transporter permease gives MTRLFYIEWLKLKHYRPFWILLILYFVILGLICSSVMLYLNFISDRGASFQGISPDMIPFYDFADIWQNLTYLATFFKIFLGFIVVISICNEWNFRTIRQNIIDGLDKKEFLISKLIIILLLTFINTVFILLLGIVLGSLYSPVYGLDVMVQKIFFVPAYFLDVLAFLCFALLVGMLIKKTGFAIVLLAFYTLFIEPIGVLILSHFYAQYTFYEFFPIRAINNLISTPYPKYIFREIKDYLVWHELLLVVAYCTLFIFLSFRLLKSKDVA, from the coding sequence ATGACTAGATTATTTTATATTGAATGGCTTAAGCTTAAGCACTACCGCCCTTTTTGGATATTACTTATACTCTACTTTGTAATACTGGGGCTCATCTGCTCCAGCGTAATGCTCTACCTGAACTTTATTAGCGATAGAGGAGCCTCTTTCCAGGGGATTTCTCCTGACATGATTCCCTTCTACGACTTTGCCGACATTTGGCAGAATCTGACTTACCTAGCTACCTTCTTTAAGATATTTTTAGGTTTTATAGTAGTCATTTCAATCTGTAACGAATGGAACTTTCGTACCATCAGGCAAAACATTATAGATGGGCTGGATAAGAAAGAGTTTTTAATATCCAAGTTGATTATCATTCTCCTACTCACCTTCATAAACACTGTCTTTATTCTTCTACTGGGTATTGTTTTAGGTAGTCTGTACTCCCCGGTATATGGGCTGGATGTAATGGTGCAGAAGATATTTTTTGTACCCGCCTATTTTCTAGATGTACTTGCCTTTCTTTGTTTTGCCCTGCTGGTAGGTATGCTTATCAAAAAGACAGGCTTTGCAATCGTATTACTGGCTTTTTATACACTTTTTATTGAGCCTATCGGAGTTTTAATACTCTCACACTTTTACGCACAATATACTTTTTATGAGTTTTTTCCGATTAGAGCAATTAATAATCTGATATCAACCCCTTATCCTAAATACATTTTCCGGGAAATCAAAGACTATCTGGTATGGCATGAGCTGTTGCTAGTGGTGGCTTATTGCACCCTGTTCATATTTTTAAGCTTTCGTTTGCTTAAAAGTAAAGATGTAGCCTAA
- a CDS encoding CHASE3 domain-containing protein, whose product MMKDKLIQWFNKKGINFFISTVLLVIVAGAIFTFYSRYVIEEEQEKSRQAQKVILDLKQLGSFVSIADVGLRGYMLVPEARFIAPYTFARESYSATLKRLEETLEQQNYAEQDSMSMVKKDIDAYMAMLENMYQLTKSGNTEEAQAILYKDLGYELMQDYGRITAKVNTYEEEILLKASAKSSLFIRLIGYVQWLLLLLGIPTLVLVLIRIRKTEQERKQLFDELSASNKKYIFDQGTENDEELNEQKVIDNIVGNLRLAADFVKKITSGDYGVQWTGLSKENEIYNKENLAGELVQMREQMKKVKEEDQRRLWTTEGLSIVAEITRKFQQDTDQLGDKLVTNVVQYLKANQAGLFVLSEGEGEEAILELVACYAYDRKKFLKKTIAAGEGLVGQAFLEADTIYLTEIPEEYINITSGLGKALPSSILIVPLKYNDVVMGIIEIASFHEFEDYQIRFVESLGEIIASALSTVKTNEKTRVLLQQSQEQAEEMRAQEEEMRQNMEELQATQEEMQRKTQEYEELIQEYKAKEESSNA is encoded by the coding sequence ATGATGAAGGACAAACTCATTCAATGGTTTAACAAAAAAGGTATTAATTTCTTCATTTCTACCGTTCTACTGGTGATTGTAGCTGGAGCCATCTTTACATTTTACAGCCGGTACGTAATAGAAGAAGAACAGGAGAAAAGCAGACAGGCACAAAAAGTAATTTTAGACTTAAAGCAGCTTGGTTCTTTCGTATCTATTGCCGATGTAGGTTTAAGAGGCTATATGCTTGTTCCTGAAGCCAGATTTATCGCACCATATACATTTGCAAGAGAGTCTTACTCGGCTACGCTCAAAAGGCTGGAGGAAACTCTGGAACAGCAAAACTACGCAGAGCAGGACTCAATGTCTATGGTAAAAAAAGACATAGATGCTTACATGGCAATGCTTGAGAATATGTATCAGCTTACTAAAAGTGGAAATACTGAAGAAGCACAAGCTATTTTATACAAAGATTTGGGTTATGAGCTTATGCAGGATTATGGTCGCATTACTGCCAAGGTAAATACCTACGAAGAAGAAATTCTACTAAAAGCTTCTGCAAAATCCTCACTATTCATCCGGCTGATTGGATATGTCCAGTGGCTGCTGCTACTGCTTGGTATTCCAACACTTGTTCTGGTACTTATTCGCATCAGAAAAACAGAACAGGAAAGAAAGCAGCTTTTTGATGAGTTAAGCGCCAGTAACAAAAAATATATATTTGACCAGGGTACGGAAAATGATGAGGAGCTTAATGAGCAGAAAGTTATTGATAACATTGTGGGTAACCTTCGCCTTGCTGCAGACTTTGTAAAGAAAATCACCTCTGGTGATTATGGCGTTCAATGGACCGGCTTGAGTAAAGAGAATGAGATTTACAATAAAGAGAACCTTGCAGGTGAGTTGGTACAGATGCGTGAGCAGATGAAAAAAGTAAAAGAAGAAGACCAGCGAAGACTGTGGACAACTGAGGGGTTATCAATAGTAGCCGAAATTACTCGTAAGTTCCAGCAGGATACAGATCAGTTAGGTGATAAACTGGTTACTAATGTAGTACAGTACCTTAAAGCCAATCAGGCCGGCCTCTTTGTGTTGAGCGAGGGAGAAGGCGAAGAAGCAATATTGGAATTGGTAGCCTGCTACGCTTACGATAGAAAAAAATTCCTAAAAAAAACTATAGCAGCAGGTGAAGGCCTGGTAGGTCAGGCATTTCTGGAAGCAGATACAATTTATCTTACCGAGATTCCTGAAGAGTACATCAACATCACTTCAGGTTTAGGGAAAGCTCTTCCGAGCAGTATTCTGATTGTCCCGCTTAAATACAATGATGTGGTAATGGGTATTATAGAGATCGCTTCATTTCATGAGTTTGAAGATTACCAGATCAGATTTGTTGAAAGTCTGGGCGAGATTATAGCCTCTGCTCTTTCAACGGTAAAAACCAATGAAAAAACCAGAGTTTTGCTTCAGCAATCTCAGGAACAGGCTGAAGAGATGCGTGCTCAGGAAGAAGAAATGCGCCAGAACATGGAGGAGCTTCAGGCAACTCAGGAAGAAATGCAGCGCAAAACGCAGGAGTACGAAGAATTAATACAGGAGTATAAAGCCAAAGAAGAAAGTAGTAACGCATAG
- a CDS encoding HAD-IB family phosphatase — MESENTHQIAVFDINGTLYQKSSKEEFFKYICFKKDYKLLNILQLVIFKLIGKARLINQTEFKENFFNYLDNLPPQKVQKYAREYWSIEFPQYFNKKLMNRVEELKKEGVQIICISGGLDVYMKPLFEDFKVDHHFCTQTTYTKNTYKIKGEACKGKEKIKRLNEHFNGKKYNIVEAYSDDPEDILDHADRAFLVSSEGSISPYNGKK, encoded by the coding sequence ATGGAAAGTGAAAATACGCATCAAATTGCCGTATTTGATATCAATGGAACGCTCTATCAGAAATCTTCTAAAGAAGAATTTTTTAAATATATATGCTTCAAAAAGGATTATAAGCTACTCAATATCCTTCAGCTGGTTATATTTAAACTCATTGGTAAAGCACGTCTAATCAACCAGACTGAGTTTAAGGAGAACTTTTTTAATTATCTGGATAACTTACCCCCTCAAAAAGTGCAGAAGTATGCGCGCGAGTACTGGTCTATTGAGTTTCCGCAGTACTTTAACAAAAAACTGATGAACAGGGTAGAGGAGTTAAAGAAAGAAGGTGTACAAATTATTTGTATCTCCGGAGGTTTAGATGTTTATATGAAACCACTTTTTGAAGACTTTAAGGTAGATCATCATTTTTGTACTCAGACCACCTATACCAAAAATACCTACAAAATTAAAGGGGAAGCCTGTAAGGGAAAGGAAAAAATAAAACGCTTAAATGAGCATTTTAATGGAAAGAAATACAACATTGTAGAAGCCTACTCTGACGATCCGGAGGATATTCTGGACCATGCTGACAGAGCCTTTCTAGTTAGTTCTGAAGGAAGTATAAGTCCATACAACGGTAAAAAATAA
- a CDS encoding sugar phosphate isomerase/epimerase family protein: MNNPIWIMSSAFDELNFQEVLQKTKEVGAQGVDLCVFRRDGTRTDHVATHLDYENFDLDTAKKVIDTLNEFGLGVSVGAFENCIGGEPEQQLKNQDHLLRLIRIAHLLGGNENDVTVGTFVGYDHELGVQENGFQKNLDKYAKVFSPIIKYAEDLGVSVVYENCPMEGWRSAGYTSTFNNLPGVLAARKLMYELIPSVAHGEIYDPSHDVWQHTDPVEVIKASDMSRIRRVHVKATRNLQNAKQVHWGGMYPVHQVDEKLAKKAGVPLPDHEWDRHNYEAMLPGFGGTDSMDWRAFVDTLKEKGFSGPFEIENEAALSKATGNMEATLQGYRAAIMCLSPMLWPLTEQGYQYDQSLRKELKQLAQKDVPEVKMSDLK, from the coding sequence AGTACTGCAAAAAACTAAAGAAGTAGGAGCACAAGGGGTAGATTTGTGCGTATTTCGCCGAGATGGCACACGTACCGATCATGTAGCTACTCATCTGGATTATGAAAATTTTGACCTGGATACTGCTAAAAAAGTTATTGATACACTAAATGAGTTTGGTCTGGGCGTATCGGTAGGTGCTTTTGAAAATTGCATAGGAGGTGAGCCTGAGCAGCAGCTAAAAAATCAAGATCATCTGCTTCGTTTGATACGAATTGCCCACTTACTAGGAGGTAACGAAAACGACGTAACGGTAGGCACGTTTGTAGGTTATGATCATGAGTTGGGAGTGCAGGAGAATGGTTTTCAAAAAAACCTTGATAAGTACGCGAAAGTATTTAGCCCCATCATCAAATACGCTGAAGATCTGGGAGTGAGTGTTGTTTACGAAAACTGCCCGATGGAGGGCTGGCGCTCTGCCGGATATACCAGTACTTTTAATAATCTGCCAGGTGTATTGGCGGCTCGTAAGCTTATGTATGAGCTTATCCCCAGTGTGGCACATGGCGAAATTTATGACCCTTCTCATGATGTATGGCAGCATACCGACCCTGTAGAGGTGATTAAAGCGAGTGATATGAGCAGAATTCGGAGAGTTCATGTAAAAGCTACTCGCAATCTGCAAAATGCGAAGCAGGTGCATTGGGGGGGGATGTATCCTGTACATCAGGTGGACGAGAAGCTGGCGAAAAAAGCGGGAGTACCTTTACCAGACCACGAGTGGGACAGACATAATTACGAAGCTATGCTCCCTGGCTTTGGTGGTACGGATAGTATGGATTGGCGCGCTTTTGTTGATACGCTGAAAGAAAAAGGATTCAGCGGACCTTTTGAAATTGAAAATGAGGCAGCACTCTCCAAAGCCACAGGAAACATGGAGGCTACTTTACAAGGCTACCGGGCGGCTATTATGTGTTTGTCCCCTATGCTCTGGCCTTTAACAGAGCAAGGTTATCAGTATGATCAGTCCTTACGAAAGGAATTGAAGCAGCTGGCGCAAAAAGATGTGCCTGAGGTGAAGATGAGTGATTTAAAATAG
- a CDS encoding ABC transporter ATP-binding protein — translation MSNILTIDNLHKHYGKVHAVNGLSLEVEEGSVFGILGPNGSGKSTTLGILLDVVRHDGGSYQWFGLPGSAAVRKQIGAILESPTFYPYLSAVANLKIVATIKNVSYTRIPRVLEIVDLHERKDDPFKQYSLGMKQRLAIASALLSDPKVMILDEPTNGLDPQGIAEIRRLIVDIATQGKTIILASHLLDEVQKVCTHFAVLKKGKKIYSGSVAKALGGTDTVEVAAADMEQLRNVISTFDFVKSAERENGIFKLKLEQEANTSFLNQQLSEKGIYVSYLSQKTKSLEKQFLDLLATTHD, via the coding sequence TTGAGTAACATACTAACCATAGACAATCTGCACAAGCACTACGGCAAGGTACATGCAGTTAACGGTCTCTCACTAGAAGTTGAAGAAGGGTCGGTTTTTGGCATTTTGGGCCCGAATGGTAGTGGTAAGTCAACTACCCTGGGTATACTTTTAGATGTAGTCAGACATGATGGAGGAAGCTACCAGTGGTTTGGCCTCCCAGGTTCAGCAGCAGTTCGTAAGCAAATAGGAGCCATACTGGAGAGCCCTACCTTTTATCCCTACCTTTCAGCAGTAGCAAACCTTAAAATTGTAGCCACAATTAAAAATGTAAGCTATACGCGTATACCCAGAGTGCTTGAAATTGTAGACCTGCATGAACGTAAAGATGATCCTTTTAAGCAATACTCTTTAGGTATGAAACAAAGGTTAGCCATAGCTTCTGCCCTACTCTCTGACCCCAAAGTAATGATACTGGACGAGCCTACTAATGGACTGGACCCCCAGGGCATTGCAGAAATCCGACGCCTGATTGTAGATATTGCAACTCAGGGCAAAACAATTATTCTGGCCAGTCACCTGCTAGACGAAGTACAGAAAGTCTGTACGCACTTTGCCGTTCTTAAAAAGGGTAAGAAAATTTACAGCGGAAGCGTTGCAAAGGCTTTAGGCGGTACCGATACTGTAGAGGTCGCCGCAGCAGATATGGAGCAATTACGAAATGTAATCTCAACATTTGATTTTGTAAAAAGTGCCGAACGTGAAAACGGTATTTTTAAATTGAAGCTGGAGCAAGAGGCAAATACCAGTTTCCTCAACCAGCAACTTAGCGAAAAGGGCATATATGTCTCTTATCTGTCTCAAAAGACTAAAAGCCTGGAAAAACAGTTCTTAGACCTTTTAGCCACTACCCATGACTAG